One genomic segment of Sphingorhabdus sp. M41 includes these proteins:
- a CDS encoding GFA family protein: protein MKGQCHCGAVRILVPAPPEQVSRCNCSLCRKTGWIGGYWPPDDVQIEAKPEALNPYVQGDRMITTWNCVTCGTHTHWTPVTAPPDRMGVNMRIFGPEEWQHLQVCEVDGASY from the coding sequence ATGAAAGGCCAATGCCATTGCGGTGCCGTCCGGATTTTGGTCCCGGCTCCGCCCGAACAGGTGAGCCGATGCAATTGTTCCCTGTGCCGCAAGACTGGCTGGATCGGCGGCTACTGGCCCCCCGATGATGTGCAGATCGAGGCAAAGCCGGAGGCGCTCAACCCCTATGTCCAGGGCGACCGGATGATCACCACCTGGAATTGTGTGACCTGCGGCACGCACACCCACTGGACCCCGGTCACCGCGCCGCCCGACCGGATGGGCGTGAACATGCGGATTTTCGGGCCGGAGGAATGGCAGCATCTGCAGGTATGCGAAGTGGATGGTGCGAGCTACTGA
- the dapB gene encoding 4-hydroxy-tetrahydrodipicolinate reductase, with protein sequence MTAIGIIGSKGRMGQALVAAIEEAGHSHAGGADQGDDVAALVAASDVLVDFSSPKALQAMLDACVAANTPIVIGTTGLEAVHHAAIDEAATKIPVLQTGNTSLGVNMLAALVEQAASKLGDDWDIEIVEMHHRHKVDAPSGTAKLLGEAAARGRGIDLTAHSESGRDGITGAREKGAIGFAALRGGSVAGDHTVIFASDEERIELTHRAENRMIFAHGAVKAADWLVGKDVGRYGMADILDL encoded by the coding sequence ATGACAGCCATCGGAATTATCGGCAGCAAGGGCCGTATGGGACAGGCACTGGTCGCAGCGATAGAGGAAGCGGGCCACAGCCACGCGGGCGGCGCGGATCAGGGCGATGATGTCGCGGCACTGGTCGCTGCCAGCGATGTACTGGTCGATTTCTCCTCCCCGAAGGCGCTGCAGGCGATGCTGGATGCCTGCGTCGCTGCGAACACACCGATCGTCATCGGCACCACCGGACTGGAAGCCGTGCATCATGCCGCGATCGACGAAGCGGCGACCAAGATCCCGGTGCTGCAGACCGGCAACACCTCGCTCGGCGTCAATATGCTGGCAGCGCTGGTCGAACAGGCCGCGAGCAAGCTTGGCGATGACTGGGATATCGAAATCGTCGAAATGCACCACCGCCACAAGGTCGATGCTCCCAGCGGCACCGCAAAATTGCTTGGCGAAGCGGCGGCACGGGGCCGCGGCATTGATCTGACTGCCCATAGCGAAAGCGGACGGGACGGGATTACCGGCGCACGCGAAAAGGGCGCAATAGGCTTCGCGGCGTTGCGCGGTGGATCGGTTGCCGGCGATCACACCGTCATTTTCGCGAGCGACGAAGAGCGGATCGAGCTGACCCACCGGGCGGAAAACCGGATGATCTTTGCGCACGGCGCGGTAAAGGCGGCTGACTGGCTGGTCGGAAAGGACGTTGGACGATACGGGATGGCTGATATCTTGGACTTGTGA
- a CDS encoding NAD-dependent deacylase has product MKAIQNIVILTGAGISAESGVATFRGPDGLWEGHRVEDVATPEAFVRDPDLVQKFYDERRAKLKTVQPNAAHQALAKLDRTWAGELLLVTQNVDDLHDRAGSKRLLHMHGELNSAWCLACDARSPFDGVMAAAPACPHCHQPGCLRPDIVWFGEMPYQMERIEQALSNCDLFVSIGTSGAVYPAAGFVQTARYHGAQTLEINLDPSEGSFHFHESRMGKAGELVPGWVEQLLSHGLC; this is encoded by the coding sequence ATGAAAGCCATCCAGAACATAGTCATCCTCACCGGTGCGGGCATCAGCGCCGAAAGCGGAGTCGCAACCTTTCGCGGGCCCGATGGTCTCTGGGAGGGGCATAGGGTAGAAGATGTCGCCACGCCCGAGGCCTTTGTCCGCGATCCCGATCTGGTGCAGAAATTCTATGACGAGCGGCGGGCCAAGCTTAAGACTGTCCAGCCCAATGCCGCGCATCAGGCGCTGGCGAAGCTCGACCGGACATGGGCGGGCGAGCTGCTGCTGGTCACGCAGAATGTCGATGATCTGCACGACCGCGCCGGGTCGAAACGCCTGCTGCATATGCATGGTGAGTTGAACAGCGCCTGGTGCCTTGCCTGTGATGCCCGCTCGCCGTTTGACGGCGTGATGGCAGCGGCTCCCGCCTGTCCGCATTGCCACCAGCCCGGTTGTCTGCGGCCCGATATAGTCTGGTTCGGAGAAATGCCCTATCAGATGGAGCGGATCGAGCAGGCGCTGAGCAACTGCGATCTGTTTGTGTCGATCGGAACATCGGGCGCTGTCTATCCGGCCGCCGGCTTTGTCCAGACCGCCCGCTATCACGGCGCGCAAACGCTGGAGATCAATCTCGATCCGTCGGAGGGCAGCTTCCATTTCCACGAAAGCCGGATGGGCAAGGCAGGCGAGCTGGTGCCCGGCTGGGTCGAGCAACTGTTGTCGCACGGGCTTTGTTGA